Proteins encoded within one genomic window of Natator depressus isolate rNatDep1 chromosome 1, rNatDep2.hap1, whole genome shotgun sequence:
- the LOC141987788 gene encoding uncharacterized protein LOC141987788 has product MQSSSAEVTMMESQNRKRAPAWTEREVRDLIAVWGEESVLSELRSSFRNAKTFVKISQGMKDRGHNRDPKQCRVKLKELRQAYQKTREANGHSGSEPQTCRFYDELHAILGGSATTTPAVLFDSFNGDGGNTEAGFGDEEDDDDDEVVDSSQQASGETGFPDSQELFLTLDLEPLPPEPTQGCLLDPAGGEGTSAACVSMITGSSPSQRLVKIRKKKKRTRDEMFSELMLSSHTDRAQTNAWRQIMSDCRKAQNDQEERWRAEESKWQAEERAEVRMWRQRDERRQDSMLRLLEDQTSMLQCMVELQQRQLEHRLPLQPLCNQPPSSPSSIASTPRRPRTRWGGLRPTSHSTTEDCPKKRRLAFNKF; this is encoded by the exons atgcagagctcatcagcagaggtgaccatgatggagtctcagaatcgcaaaagagctccagcatggaccgaacgggaggtgcgggatctgatcgctgtatggggagaggaatccgtgctatcagaactccgttccagttttcgaaatgccaaaacctttgtcaaaatctcccagggcatgaaggacagaggccataacagggacccgaagcagtgccgcgtgaaactgaaggagctgaggcaagcctaccagaaaaccagagaggcgaacggccactccgggtcagagccccaaacatgccgcttctatgatgagctgcatgccattttagggggttcagccaccactaccccagccgtgttgtttgactccttcaatggagatggaggcaatacggaagcaggttttggggacgaagaagatgatgatgatgacgaggttgtagatagctcacagcaagcaagcggagaaaccggttttcccgacagccaggaactgtttctcaccctggacctggagccactaccccctgaacccacccaaggctgcctcctggacccagcaggcggagaagggacctccg ctgcatgtgtttcaatgatcacaggatcttctccttcccagaggctagtgaagattagaaagaaaaaaaaacgcactcgagatgaaatgttctccgagctcatgctgtcctcccacactgacagagcacagacgaatgcgtggaggcaaataatgtcagactgcaggaaagcacaaaatgaccaggaggagaggtggcgggctgaagagagtaagtggcaggctgaagagagggctgaagttcgaatgtggcggcagcgtgatgagaggaggcaggattcaatgctgaggctgctggaggaccaaaccagtatgctccagtgtatggttgagctgcagcaaaggcagctggagcacagactgccactacagcccctgtgtaaccaaccgccctcctccccaagttccatagcctccacacccagacgcccaagaacgcggtgggggggcctccggccaaccagccactccaccacagaggattgcccaaaaaaaagaaggctggcattcaataaattttaa